One genomic region from Thermodesulfobacteriota bacterium encodes:
- a CDS encoding response regulator — protein MPKRNVLIADDDTLFCWALQKELTSCGLDAFIANTGRECLDALLRNCFDLLFLDIHLPDANGLDLMKTIRKDSPGTRIAVISWDGSAANKEAALAAGAMQFLEKPFDIEVVSRFVSDAFRIEPCQRKHSRYLCNFPLRLSVVAPAPEEAQFYLGSMSGTAVDVGKAGIRLTTEYPLRTGQSVRLRFDGEADPFTGMVPGGVCAEVVWAVPGRARSTAGLRFLPGNPFSS, from the coding sequence ATGCCGAAAAGAAACGTACTGATCGCCGACGATGACACCCTGTTCTGCTGGGCGCTCCAGAAGGAGCTGACCTCCTGCGGGCTGGATGCTTTCATCGCTAACACCGGCCGGGAATGCCTCGATGCGCTCTTGCGGAACTGCTTCGACTTGTTGTTCCTCGACATCCACCTCCCGGACGCGAACGGCCTGGACCTCATGAAAACGATCCGGAAGGATTCACCTGGTACCCGCATTGCCGTCATCAGTTGGGACGGCAGCGCCGCGAACAAGGAGGCCGCCCTCGCGGCCGGGGCGATGCAGTTCCTGGAAAAGCCCTTCGACATCGAAGTGGTCTCCCGCTTCGTGTCCGACGCGTTCCGGATAGAGCCGTGCCAGCGGAAGCACTCCCGCTACCTGTGCAACTTTCCCCTGCGGCTGTCCGTGGTCGCGCCCGCCCCGGAAGAAGCGCAGTTCTACCTCGGCAGCATGAGCGGCACGGCGGTCGACGTCGGGAAGGCCGGGATCCGGCTGACAACCGAATACCCGTTGCGGACCGGACAGAGCGTCCGCCTCCGGTTCGACGGCGAAGCCGACCCGTTCACGGGCATGGTTCCCGGGGGAGTGTGCGCGGAGGTCGTCTGGGCGGTGCCCGGACGCGCACGGTCCACCGCGGGGCTGCGCTTTCTTCCCGGGAATCCATTTTCTTCCTAA